GAAACGTTTAAAAAATTCTCAGAAGCTATTTTTAATTTTATGTCAAATACGATACCAAGTATAGTCGACATGTTGGTTGATCGAATTACTGACAATTTTCAGATCATCATCCCTGGAAAATGATCTGGAAGGGGTATATAGTTTTACCTCGACACTCTTCCATTGAATGTGTACAGTTTCTTTTATGTAATTTAATTGGTACGCACTTTAACTATATGCCCCACAATATGACGCCGACCCTAACAAGAAACTCCTCAATCATTGAACGATTCGCCGCCGCCGCGCTGTCGATTCCCCTGTTGCGCTGGTTCGTTTGCAAGGGATACGCCCAGGGAGTATTTTGGGCCATAATGATTTCCGTTGTCAGCGTCACAAATGATGTCTTGATGAAATTCTTAGGGGAACGCCTACACCCTGTGGAGATTTCATTTTTCCGTTTTCTGTTCAGCATGATATCCATCCTTCCCTTTATGGTTCACAAAGGGGCGACCCTGTTCAAAACCAAGCAACCCATGATGCACCTTGGGCGTGCCGTTTTGGGTGCTGGCGCCTTGGGCCTATGCTGTTATTCGGTCAACATCATGCCCCTTTCCGAAAATACAACGATCATGTTCACGGAACCGCTGTTTTTCTTGCCCTTGGCTTATTTATTGCTCCATGAAAAAGTCGACCGCTCTCGTTGGATTGCAACCCTTGTGGGATTTGTTGGGTTGATGGTTATCCTTCGTCCCGGAACGGATGCCTTTAATATCATTGCCTTTGTTCCTATAACGGCCGCAATCTTGTTTGCGTTCCTGAACGTTATGGCAAAAAAAATGATCAGCGATGAACATTCGTATACCCTGTTATTTTATTTTGGCCTGGGCACCACCTTGTTGGCGGCAATCCCCCTCCCCTTCTTTTGGCAGGCACCAACACTGGGCGAGCTTTCGTTGTTGTTCGTGCTTGGCATTGGGGGCAACATGATTCAGGTTTGCCTGTTCAGGGCCTTTTCCGCAACCGATGCATCAGCCCTGGCACCCTTTCGATATGTCGAATTTATCATCTCAGCCATTTTTGGATTTATCCTGTTTCATCAAATTCCAACGGTCTGGATTTTTGCTGGTGCGGGCCTAATTACCGTCAGCACATTTTATATTACCGTTGTTGAAACACGCAAAGAAAAAGCCAGGTCGAAATCTTAAATCTCCTCCAGTTCCAATCGCCATCCCGATTTAATGCCCCATTCGTTAGTCATCAGTCTATATGTAACCATCCGCATCGCTAACCACGGCCGATAACTGACGTAATAAATTTTTTGACGATCCAAAAGGCGAACCTGCTGCTGATCAATCGACACCACCGGAATCATCTGCTGGTCGACATCCACAACCGCGACCGATCCCTCGATTGGCGCCCGATCCAACAACACAACGCTGTTCGCTGGATCTGGCATCACCTTTTGCCACAGCCGCTGAATACAGCCCACGGTGATTTCGATCCCGGGGTAAAGCCCCTCGGTCGCCATGACCGTTTTGTCATCACACGAAATCACCGACCGGTATTTATGAACTGGGCTCCCGACCATCACCAACTCCCCATTCACCGTCCGTTTTAACGACCCATTTGAAATCGGCATCAACTCCTGAGTACACCCACGCGCCGATAATGGCGGCAATCCTCCTGCACTTAAGATTAATTCTGTCTCCATTTTACTTTCCTTTTTAATTAAATTATTGATGAAATTATTTTAACGATTTATTAACTTTTTCCGACTCATACTGGCTATACAAGGCCGGCAATCCACCACCATTTGTCATAAGAAAGAATAACCATGAATGCTTTTTTAAAATCCATCCTCCTTTCATTTATATTGTGCACAATTGGATATGCAGCAAGTGATAGAATGGATTTCGGAAACGAACATAGGGAAAGAGATACCTTATTAACCGAAAAGAATCACAGACAAGCTGAAAAACAGTTTGAGCTCATGGCGTGCGCATTCAGATCAAGATGTTTACCAAATGAAATAACGGGGGAAATCCCCGATAAAATGCTCCTAGATGCATTCAATTCAGAAACAAACCGCATCATTCCCTCTTCCGATCAAAAGATCGGGGACTTTATAAAAACTGGTTTTGATTTTATAAAAAGCAAGGATTATGAAAGAGCACTAAAAAATCTTGAGAATGCAGCAAATTTGCTCGAACAAAAAGCGAGCCAAGCAAATGATTCAAAATATTATTTGCGCGCCGGCAATTATTATGCCTTTTGTGCGGCAATTTCTCGGTTTGAAACATCCGATAACTATGCTGGCCGTGCATACAAGGAAAAGGGAATCGAACTACACGAAAGATCCAGCATACTAGAATACAGGAACAATGAAAACAAACGCCTGGAGCTTTTCGAGCAATTCGGCTTAACAGAGGACGGCGCATTCAGCACCGCTGCATTGTCATTGTGGGATTTTTGGTACAATCGTTAGACTCGATTAATATCTTTTTAACCAACCTGAGCTCGACGTAATAATACCATTTTCAATAAATCTTCATGAGTTCAGGATGATTCCTGGATTGCTCAATGGGCTTCACCCTCATCGCAATGACGTAGTCATGGCGAGCCGACGAAGGCGGCGTGGCCATCCAGGAAACTCACTAATTATTTTTGAAAATGGCATTACGTCGAGTTGAAGTTTTTCTACTGTTGCCTTGCCATCGCACCATGCTGTACTAAAATTTCTATCATCTCTGCATTGTTACGATTTTCAGCAATCTGGAGCGGAGTCAACCCCTTGGAATCCAACAAATTAACATTTGCACCATGTTGCACCAATACTTTCGCCACCCCTGTGTGATTTCTGTGCAAAGCATAATGAAGATCCGTACCTCCCCCCATGATAATGGTATCAACGAGTGCACCATGCGTTAATAACATTTCCGCAATATCGGGACAATTGAAATCCACACTAATATGAAGCGCCGTAAATTTAATGCCACGATGACATCCTTCCGCATTGGCATTAGCGCCCCTTTCCAACAAAAAATTAATCATGGACGCATCACGACCAGCCGTCGCGTGATGAAGAGGCGTTAACCCATTACCATCAGCCAGATCAATCTTTGCGCCCTTTCTCAACAAAAGTTCTGCTCCCTCTTGATTATTGGTCATCACAGCCACAGACAAAACAGTACTACCGTATCCAATGGAATTGGCCAGTGCATCCTTCTTCTTTAACAATACTTCCATCACTTTTGTATGGCCGCGAAGCGCTGCAAAATGGATGGCCGGACTACCAAGGGAGCCGGTTTGCTCAATAACAGTAGGATCATAGTTCAACAAATTCTCAACGAAACTTTCATTCCCATTTAGCGCAACCCAATCAAGTGCCGTCAATTCACCCAAATTTCCCCCTCCGTCAACTGGTGTAACGTGGCATTGCAATAAAGAATTCAGACCAACAGAATCACCATCGGCCGCACTTTTATAAAAATTTTCAAATTCCGAAACAGGAATCTCCTTGTTTGCATTGACATTTCTCACCTTCATAGGTTTGGGCAGGGGACCATACACATCCA
This Alphaproteobacteria bacterium DNA region includes the following protein-coding sequences:
- a CDS encoding ankyrin repeat domain-containing protein, which codes for MNNRKNARKIFQQYVLSAALFGLITSLGAVPAFCADMDVYGPLPKPMKVRNVNANKEIPVSEFENFYKSAADGDSVGLNSLLQCHVTPVDGGGNLGELTALDWVALNGNESFVENLLNYDPTVIEQTGSLGSPAIHFAALRGHTKVMEVLLKKKDALANSIGYGSTVLSVAVMTNNQEGAELLLRKGAKIDLADGNGLTPLHHATAGRDASMINFLLERGANANAEGCHRGIKFTALHISVDFNCPDIAEMLLTHGALVDTIIMGGGTDLHYALHRNHTGVAKVLVQHGANVNLLDSKGLTPLQIAENRNNAEMIEILVQHGAMARQQ
- a CDS encoding DMT family transporter, coding for MPHNMTPTLTRNSSIIERFAAAALSIPLLRWFVCKGYAQGVFWAIMISVVSVTNDVLMKFLGERLHPVEISFFRFLFSMISILPFMVHKGATLFKTKQPMMHLGRAVLGAGALGLCCYSVNIMPLSENTTIMFTEPLFFLPLAYLLLHEKVDRSRWIATLVGFVGLMVILRPGTDAFNIIAFVPITAAILFAFLNVMAKKMISDEHSYTLLFYFGLGTTLLAAIPLPFFWQAPTLGELSLLFVLGIGGNMIQVCLFRAFSATDASALAPFRYVEFIISAIFGFILFHQIPTVWIFAGAGLITVSTFYITVVETRKEKARSKS